CCGAACCCGTATTTCCCGATCCCGCCGTCGGGCAAAAACGGCTGCCGGTTCGTCCGGCTCCAGTGCGTCCCGTTGATGCTGTACACCAACTCCGAATCCACCCGACCCTTCATCCGCGAAGGAATCGTATCGTCAACAAACGCCCCATGCTGGCGATGCAGGAAACCGACAAAATACCCTTCATAGAGGAATTCCGGCATCCCGTAAAACTCCACGTTCGGCGGATCGGACGGGTCGGGATGGATAATGATCTGAGGCTTGGTAAAAGTTCTCCAATCCGTCGTCTCATACAGGGCGATCCGCCGGTCGCCCAGGATCGGCCGGCTGGTGAACTGATACTTCTTCGTCCACGGATTAAACAGAATACTGCACCCAGCGTCCGTGTGCTGCTCTCGCCACACGGCTGCGCGATCGATCGTCCAATGAACGCCGTCCGGCGACACCGCGATCCGGCACGGGCCCTCCGAACCCACCGGATTGCTGGATACGTCGGTATACGCAATCTTGTACCGCCGCGCCGGGTCCTTCTCCAGGGCATCGAAAAACGGCAGCCCGTTGCCCGTGTGCTCTCCGCTGAACACCAGATGCTCCGCCCCAGCCGCCGCCCGCGGATCCGCCGCCGGCTTCTGAAAACTCGGCCGCCACTCAATCCCGTCCTCCGACTCGTACAGGTAAAGGCCCGTTCCTTCATCCCCCTTCGTTCGGTCCGTACTGCCCACGCTCCACATCCGCCACCGGCCGCTCTCCGCATTCCGCTCCACCGTCGGCCCGTTAAACGAATCCCGCAGCCGCGGATCCACCGCCGGCGCATGGCCCGGCCACGGCTCTGCCGAAAACCATCGCCGCACCACGCCTCGCGAATGCTGTATCGGCCAATCGTCGAAAAACAGAATGGTCTTGGTATTCTCCATCGGGTTGTTTCCTTTATCGATTCGCCTCAAAGTCGATCGGCAGCCGCCATGAGTAGCGATTCATCAGGTCGTGATCCGACAGCTTGGCCGTCTCGATCATCATCTCCGGTACGGGCAGAAAGTAATGGTTTTCCGCCCGCATCTTGATGAAGGCTTCCCCGTACGAGTAGCCGCCGCCAAACGCCCCATCCGACGTTTCAAGCCGTTTGCGGGCGTATTTCCCGGCGTAACCCTGGCTGACCAGACAGTCCATCGCCGCCAGTTTCCTATCGATCACATCGGTGATATCGATGAAGACTTCATTGTAGTGATTGCGCCGGGCGTCGAACACATCCCGCGGCAGATGCGCCGCCCCTTCCCCAAAAAAGAACATCTGGGCAATCCGGTGCGGCGGGTTGCGGTCGCCCGGATCCACCGCGTTGGCGAACTGCACCGCGTGCATCACGATCTGCCCGCACACAGCGTGCGGGTTCGTGATCGCGTCGCCCTCGCGCGGAAAGTGAGTCAGAATAACGTCCGGCTTGATCTGACGGATCAGCCGCGTCAGCACGCGGATCGCTTCCCGCGTGACCATAAAGATATCGTCGCCTTCGCCCAGGAAATAGATGTCCTCAAAGCCGATGATCCGGCCGGCCGCGCGAATCTCCTCGATCTTCACGTCGGACCGCTGCGAAATGATCTGAAGCAGCTCCGGTCCGTCGGGAACGGCGTCCGAATTCTGCATCGTGTCCGCGACGATCTTGTCGTGAACCCGCGCCCCGTGCGTCATCGAGATGCATGCGATGTAGTCGCCCCGCCTGGCGTGGTGGATCAGCGTCCCGGCGCACTGATCGAACACGTCGGCCGGATGGGCCCCGATGGTGAGTATCCTCAGCTTCTTGCTCGGACTATCCTGCATGGCGATATCACACCTCTGCGGTTTCTGGATTCGGATTTGAAACGGGCGAAGAAACAACCTGCCGGAGAAACACTTTTCTGGCCCCGTTGATGTGCCGGCCCATGAGCTTGATGCAGGTTCGCCGGTCGCGGCGCTCGAGCGCGTCGACGATGCTCTCGTGCTCCGGGTCGCCGATCGGGACCGACGGCTGATGAAACCAACTGGCGAGCTGGAACGCCCGAATCA
The genomic region above belongs to Phycisphaerae bacterium and contains:
- a CDS encoding glycoside hydrolase family 43 protein translates to MENTKTILFFDDWPIQHSRGVVRRWFSAEPWPGHAPAVDPRLRDSFNGPTVERNAESGRWRMWSVGSTDRTKGDEGTGLYLYESEDGIEWRPSFQKPAADPRAAAGAEHLVFSGEHTGNGLPFFDALEKDPARRYKIAYTDVSSNPVGSEGPCRIAVSPDGVHWTIDRAAVWREQHTDAGCSILFNPWTKKYQFTSRPILGDRRIALYETTDWRTFTKPQIIIHPDPSDPPNVEFYGMPEFLYEGYFVGFLHRQHGAFVDDTIPSRMKGRVDSELVYSINGTHWSRTNRQPFLPDGGIGKYGFGSEYPSSMVMDEAGWLRVYTASFVGEHNDGEKFPAGEKSLFLTVSRFRRDGFCAMESASDVGHLTLRPLISRGGPVRINAVMGRFGKIRAELRMVPDNKPIPGFELENSIPVEGDGHFLTLKWKDRDSIDQFEGEPFRLFLELDQARLFAVRVAADYCYGWVPEPNLVGDYIPNQCPGCQFGRFEAYEGKNK